A portion of the Micromonospora vinacea genome contains these proteins:
- a CDS encoding cellulose-binding domain-containing protein codes for MTIFRARPAATLVVAAALAAAATTTGAALLTGPAAAAQGCRVDYTPNQWPGGFTATVKVSPGDAAVSSWTVTWTYAGDERVTSGWNATVSQSGSTVTARNASYNGSIPAGGSTEFGLQGTYGSSGGVPTGFSLNGVPCNGATPPPTTPPPTTPPPTTPPPPTTPPPTTEPPVGCAGAVLCDGFEGQTGSTPSGDWTVVSPDCSGAGTATIDTATTHSGSRSVRINGAAGYCNHVFIKATKNLSSVGSVRYGRVWVRHTTAQPTEHTTMMAMADAADGNKDLRLGGQNGALQWNRASDDATLPEQSPAGVAQSLPLPTNRWTCVEFMVDGAAGQLRTWVDGTAIPGLTADGAPTHDIDGQWYNRAWRPQLTDLKLGWESYGGGADTLWYDDVALGSSRIGC; via the coding sequence ATGACGATCTTCCGTGCCCGCCCCGCCGCGACCCTGGTGGTCGCCGCCGCGCTGGCCGCCGCCGCGACCACCACCGGAGCGGCACTGCTCACCGGCCCGGCCGCAGCCGCCCAGGGCTGCCGGGTCGACTACACGCCCAACCAGTGGCCCGGCGGATTCACCGCCACCGTCAAGGTCTCCCCGGGGGACGCGGCCGTCTCCAGTTGGACCGTCACCTGGACGTACGCCGGGGACGAGCGGGTCACCAGCGGCTGGAACGCCACGGTCAGCCAGTCCGGATCGACGGTGACCGCCCGCAACGCGTCGTACAACGGCAGCATCCCGGCCGGCGGCTCCACCGAGTTCGGGTTGCAGGGCACGTACGGCTCCAGTGGCGGCGTGCCGACCGGGTTCAGCCTGAACGGCGTGCCGTGCAACGGCGCCACCCCGCCGCCGACGACGCCTCCGCCCACCACCCCTCCGCCCACGACCCCGCCGCCGCCGACCACGCCGCCGCCGACCACCGAGCCGCCGGTCGGGTGTGCCGGCGCGGTGCTCTGCGACGGCTTCGAGGGCCAGACCGGTTCGACGCCGTCCGGTGACTGGACAGTGGTGAGCCCGGACTGCTCCGGCGCCGGTACCGCCACCATCGACACGGCGACCACGCACAGCGGCAGCCGGTCGGTTCGGATCAACGGTGCCGCCGGATACTGCAACCACGTCTTCATCAAGGCCACGAAGAACCTCAGCAGCGTGGGCAGCGTCCGATACGGCCGGGTCTGGGTCCGGCACACCACCGCCCAACCCACCGAGCACACCACGATGATGGCGATGGCCGACGCTGCCGACGGCAACAAGGACCTGCGGTTGGGTGGCCAGAACGGCGCGTTGCAGTGGAACCGCGCTTCCGACGACGCGACCCTGCCCGAGCAGAGCCCGGCCGGGGTCGCGCAGAGCCTGCCGCTACCCACCAACCGGTGGACGTGCGTCGAGTTCATGGTGGACGGCGCGGCCGGTCAGCTGCGTACCTGGGTGGACGGGACCGCAATCCCCGGGCTGACCGCGGACGGCGCACCGACGCACGACATCGACGGCCAGTGGTACAACCGCGCCTGGCGGCCGCAGCTCACCGACCTGAAGCTGGGCTGGGAGAGCTATGGCGGCGGAGCCGACACCCTCTGGTACGACGACGTCGCGCTGGGGTCCAGCCGGATCGGCTGCTGA
- a CDS encoding YciI family protein, whose protein sequence is MSKYMLIMRGTDETNAAMMANLDEMMATTRQFIEDMMKADVLVAAEGLDDPRQGVVVDFGGEAPVVTDGPYGETRELFGGYFLLDVATKQEAVEWARRVPAVRGSKIEVRRVAEADEVPQGGESSGQI, encoded by the coding sequence ATGTCGAAGTACATGTTGATCATGCGGGGCACCGATGAGACGAACGCGGCCATGATGGCCAACCTCGACGAAATGATGGCCACCACCCGCCAGTTCATCGAGGACATGATGAAGGCGGACGTTCTCGTCGCGGCCGAAGGGCTGGACGATCCGCGTCAGGGCGTCGTGGTCGACTTCGGCGGCGAGGCACCGGTGGTCACCGACGGCCCGTACGGCGAGACCAGGGAGTTGTTCGGGGGCTACTTCCTGCTCGATGTCGCCACGAAGCAGGAGGCGGTCGAGTGGGCCAGGCGGGTCCCGGCGGTCCGCGGGTCCAAGATCGAGGTCCGGCGGGTGGCCGAGGCCGACGAGGTCCCGCAGGGCGGCGAGAGCAGCGGCCAGATCTGA
- a CDS encoding RNA polymerase sigma factor, with protein MGTADVEAVWRIESARIVAALTRFTGDFGLAEDAAQEAVAEALVSWPRASPANPAGWLMATARRRAIDAIRRRVALQERYALLAADPAPDQEIDSDRIDDDVLALMFVSCHPVLSREARVALTLRVVGGLSSEEIARAFLVPVPTVQARITRGKKTIAAAGVPFELPPAGERRERLGGVLSVLYVIFTEGSTATSGDRLLRPDVAYEAIRLARTLAALQPDEPEVHGLLALCELTAARFPARTDPDGAPILLEDQDRRLWDVPAIRRGLAALARASRQCLGPYGLQAAIAATHASAPSVEETDWARIARLYGALGRVAPSPVVDLNRAVAVAMASGPAPALAIVDELIASNRLPGSHLVPTVRGELLTRLGRLPEARAELELAARLCANQRERSVLLRKAATLS; from the coding sequence ATGGGTACGGCGGACGTCGAGGCCGTCTGGCGGATCGAGTCGGCGCGGATCGTCGCCGCGCTGACCCGGTTCACAGGTGACTTCGGGCTGGCCGAGGACGCCGCCCAGGAGGCGGTGGCCGAGGCGCTGGTGTCCTGGCCGCGTGCCTCTCCGGCCAACCCGGCCGGGTGGCTGATGGCCACGGCCCGGCGGCGGGCGATCGACGCGATCCGCCGCCGGGTCGCCCTCCAGGAGCGGTACGCCCTGTTGGCGGCCGATCCCGCACCCGACCAGGAGATCGACAGTGACCGGATCGACGACGACGTGCTGGCGTTGATGTTCGTCAGCTGCCATCCGGTGCTCTCCCGTGAGGCACGGGTGGCGCTGACCCTGCGGGTGGTCGGCGGCCTGTCCAGCGAGGAGATCGCCCGCGCGTTCCTGGTGCCCGTGCCGACCGTGCAGGCCCGCATCACCCGGGGCAAGAAGACGATCGCGGCGGCCGGAGTGCCCTTTGAGCTGCCACCGGCCGGCGAGCGCCGGGAGCGGCTGGGCGGTGTGCTCAGCGTCCTCTACGTGATCTTCACGGAGGGCTCGACGGCCACGTCGGGCGACCGGCTGCTGCGCCCGGACGTGGCGTACGAGGCGATCCGGCTGGCCCGCACGCTTGCCGCGCTCCAGCCGGACGAGCCGGAGGTGCACGGTCTGCTCGCCCTGTGCGAGCTGACGGCCGCGCGCTTCCCGGCCCGCACCGATCCGGACGGCGCCCCGATCCTCCTCGAGGACCAGGACCGCCGGTTGTGGGACGTCCCGGCGATCCGCCGTGGGCTGGCCGCGCTGGCCAGGGCGTCGCGGCAGTGCCTCGGCCCCTATGGCCTACAGGCCGCGATCGCGGCCACCCACGCGTCGGCGCCCTCGGTCGAGGAGACCGACTGGGCCCGGATCGCCCGGCTCTACGGGGCGCTCGGCCGGGTCGCACCCTCGCCGGTGGTCGACCTCAACCGGGCCGTCGCCGTCGCCATGGCCTCCGGACCGGCGCCGGCTCTGGCCATCGTGGACGAGTTGATCGCCTCCAACCGGCTCCCCGGTTCACACCTCGTGCCGACCGTACGCGGTGAGCTGCTGACCCGCCTCGGCCGGCTTCCGGAAGCCCGCGCCGAGCTGGAGCTGGCCGCCCGCCTCTGCGCCAACCAGCGCGAACGCTCGGTGCTGCTGCGCAAGGCGGCCACGCTGAGCTGA
- a CDS encoding tetratricopeptide repeat protein yields MSTDDRIVRAREIYERAVFGGDTSGLIDAEQGLHAVEADAALARGMILHARFQGAPADGDSSPTEDPSELLLFERALELYRALGDPRGEAEALFWIGCLHQFIRRDDETAVPYLERSCRLAAETGDTSTRSEALRHLGIAAHAAGRLDEARERLEESTRLRREVGALPGVASNMIGLAYIAAAQDRRADALATLDEADTIAHTHGAHAIKRHIEQARTQI; encoded by the coding sequence ATGAGCACCGACGATCGGATCGTACGGGCCCGAGAAATCTATGAACGGGCGGTGTTCGGCGGCGACACCAGCGGGCTGATCGACGCCGAGCAGGGCCTGCACGCCGTCGAGGCTGATGCGGCGTTGGCGCGGGGGATGATTCTGCACGCCCGGTTTCAGGGCGCCCCCGCCGACGGTGACTCGTCGCCTACCGAGGATCCCTCCGAACTGCTTCTGTTCGAGCGCGCGCTCGAGCTGTACCGGGCACTGGGGGACCCGCGCGGCGAAGCCGAGGCGTTGTTCTGGATCGGTTGTCTGCACCAGTTCATCCGGCGTGACGACGAGACCGCGGTTCCGTACCTGGAGCGGTCCTGCCGACTGGCGGCGGAGACCGGCGACACGTCGACCCGGTCCGAGGCGCTACGCCACCTGGGCATCGCTGCGCACGCGGCTGGCCGGCTGGACGAGGCGCGCGAGCGGTTGGAGGAGTCGACCCGGCTGCGCCGGGAGGTCGGGGCGCTGCCGGGAGTGGCCTCTAACATGATCGGGCTGGCCTACATCGCCGCCGCCCAGGACCGTCGAGCGGACGCGCTCGCCACCCTCGACGAGGCGGACACCATCGCGCACACACATGGTGCGCACGCCATCAAACGGCACATCGAGCAGGCGAGAACGCAGATCTGA
- a CDS encoding BtrH N-terminal domain-containing protein, with protein sequence MIIENVAFPAGQHCETTTLGALLRHEGLDLSEPMLFGLGEGLGFVYWDARSMDFPFLGGRTKPTTITRSVADRLGLTLQIQETASPAKAWRNVAASLAAGRPVGLQLDSYHLDYFTTKVHFGGHFVAMYGYDDTHACLIDTAQQGGAVTTTLTSLAQARNERGPMTARHLSYTVASPTGQPDLGTAIRASIRSNADTFLNPPIANLGHRGIAKAARQVTRWLDRSRDPSRDLPLAATLMEHGGTGGALFRAMYRDFLAECATIVDNGDLRLAHQMYAEIAPMWTEVSHHIALAGQTCDPDHLTHASAILSELADRERQAMQILSGIRTD encoded by the coding sequence ATGATCATCGAGAATGTCGCGTTCCCCGCCGGTCAGCACTGTGAGACCACCACCCTCGGTGCCCTTTTGCGCCACGAGGGCCTGGACCTGTCCGAGCCCATGCTGTTCGGCCTCGGCGAAGGTCTGGGCTTCGTCTACTGGGATGCCAGGAGCATGGACTTTCCGTTCCTCGGTGGCCGTACCAAGCCGACCACGATCACCCGGTCCGTGGCCGACCGGCTGGGCCTGACATTGCAGATCCAGGAGACCGCATCACCCGCCAAGGCGTGGCGGAACGTCGCCGCCTCCCTCGCCGCCGGACGCCCGGTCGGCCTGCAACTGGACTCCTACCACCTGGACTACTTCACCACGAAGGTCCACTTCGGGGGCCACTTCGTGGCCATGTACGGCTACGACGACACCCACGCCTGCCTGATCGACACGGCTCAGCAGGGCGGCGCGGTGACGACCACACTGACGAGCCTGGCGCAGGCCCGCAACGAACGCGGTCCGATGACCGCCCGCCACCTCTCCTACACCGTCGCCAGCCCGACCGGCCAGCCGGACCTGGGCACCGCCATCCGGGCCAGCATCCGCAGCAACGCCGACACCTTTCTCAACCCACCCATCGCCAACCTCGGCCACCGGGGCATCGCCAAGGCGGCCCGGCAGGTCACCCGGTGGCTGGACCGCTCCCGCGACCCGTCACGCGACCTGCCGCTCGCCGCGACGCTGATGGAACACGGCGGAACCGGCGGCGCCCTGTTCCGCGCCATGTACCGCGACTTCCTCGCCGAGTGCGCCACGATCGTCGACAACGGCGACCTCCGCCTGGCTCACCAGATGTACGCCGAGATCGCCCCGATGTGGACCGAGGTCTCCCACCACATCGCGCTAGCCGGACAGACCTGCGACCCGGACCATCTCACCCACGCCTCGGCGATCCTCAGCGAACTCGCCGACCGGGAACGCCAGGCGATGCAGATCCTGTCCGGCATCCGCACCGACTGA
- a CDS encoding sigma-70 family RNA polymerase sigma factor, which yields MRRADETDFHDFVARRMDRWRRSAFLLCQDWHTADDVVSVTVAKLYRNWRTAGRADNRDAYAQRVLTRAWLDERRRPWKRREQASATLPDVAAAAPETVTDREGLAALLRSLGPKQRAVLVLRFYLDCSVEETAQILGISTGTVKSQSARGLANLRAVVTGHS from the coding sequence GTGAGGCGGGCCGACGAGACCGACTTCCACGACTTCGTCGCGCGCCGGATGGATCGCTGGCGACGCAGCGCGTTCCTGCTCTGCCAGGACTGGCACACCGCCGACGACGTCGTGTCGGTGACCGTGGCGAAGCTCTACCGGAACTGGCGCACGGCGGGTCGGGCGGACAACCGGGACGCGTACGCCCAGCGGGTCCTGACCCGCGCCTGGCTCGATGAGCGGCGCCGGCCCTGGAAGCGGCGGGAACAGGCGAGCGCGACGCTGCCGGACGTGGCCGCGGCGGCCCCGGAGACGGTCACCGACCGCGAAGGACTCGCCGCGCTGCTGCGTTCCCTCGGCCCGAAGCAGCGGGCAGTGCTCGTGCTCCGCTTTTACCTGGACTGCTCGGTGGAGGAAACCGCGCAGATCCTCGGCATCTCCACCGGCACCGTCAAGAGTCAGTCGGCCCGCGGGCTGGCGAACCTGCGCGCCGTCGTCACCGGCCACTCCTGA
- a CDS encoding VOC family protein → MRVVRILPNLPVADVSAAKGFYTDFLGLSTEAFNLGWVARYTSSDPDVAVQLVSGDATAPEDSVISVQVDDVDGAYAEAQRLGYDIVHPLTTEPWGVRRFFVRAPDGNVINVAAHRS, encoded by the coding sequence ATGCGCGTCGTCCGCATCCTGCCCAACCTTCCGGTGGCTGACGTCAGCGCCGCGAAGGGCTTCTACACCGACTTTCTCGGCTTGAGCACCGAGGCGTTCAACCTGGGTTGGGTGGCCCGCTACACCTCGTCCGACCCCGACGTGGCCGTGCAGCTCGTCTCCGGCGACGCCACCGCACCCGAGGATTCGGTCATCAGCGTGCAGGTGGACGACGTGGACGGCGCCTATGCCGAGGCACAGCGGCTCGGCTACGACATTGTGCACCCGCTGACGACCGAGCCGTGGGGCGTGCGCAGGTTCTTCGTCCGCGCCCCGGACGGCAACGTCATCAACGTGGCGGCGCACCGCTCCTGA